A window from Methanobacterium sp. encodes these proteins:
- a CDS encoding GTP-binding protein: MKTQSEINIGLVGHVDHGKTTLTKALSGIWTDTHSEETKRGISIRLGY, from the coding sequence GTGAAAACACAATCTGAAATAAACATAGGGCTTGTAGGACACGTTGATCATGGTAAAACCACATTAACAAAGGCTCTATCAGGTATATGGACTGATACACACAGTGAAGAGACTAAAAGGGGGATATCAATAAGACTGGGTTATG